The window atttaaattgtaaatataaACGCCAAGTTTGCTGGAATCAAATTGAGGTTAccaatttgtaataaataactACCTATTCTCGAATAATGAAAAAGCAAATTGAACTTCGAAGTGGTGCTAATCTTCGGATTCATCAACAAATAATAAGGTCGAGAGTACCATTCTGgttttttgtagtgtttataatacaaaaacataagGAGAATTTGatctcagaggaagaagaagagaattgaaAGGGTTCGAGTTGGTGAATCGGGAGAtagtgttttcctttttttttcgtCAAGTAATGAACCACAAATAATAACCAAACTGaacaaccaacaaaaataagggctaaaaaaaatttactcaaCTAATACAACtaatacagaaaaaaagaaaaacaatcatCTACTCAACTAATACAactacaaaaacagaaaaaaagaatttaaaaatgtACTTTAGCACATACTATTAATTCATACAGCTACAATCTAAGCAAACTTAAAATTTGTATACCAAACTCAAACAAGAAAGTATACAAATCgaacaaatttataattttaaaaaaaaatgatttgtggTAACTACTAACAGCAGTAAGCAGCCTCTTTGGGTTTGACGAACTACAGCAGCCTCTTTAATTTGACAAAGTAAAGAactctggtggtggtggtggtgggtcTCAACCACTCATTTGAATTCTGTAATCGGAGTCTGAATCTGGACTTTTGTTGTCATCCGAAGGACTTACTAGGTCGTCAACTTCAGTAGTCCTATTAATTAAAGTAAATGATCACTTTGTAAAAAAGtgcaaaaatattttagaaatgagGAAACAACGCAATGCTAGGCACATGGTTTTTATGTAGCGCTCTGTGGTCCTTGCATTATTATCAAATCGATTGATAATCTATTTTTTACACTCATTCTTATTGTAGCGGTAGATGCTCGACGCGTTTTACGATTTGGGTTATCTAACTTGATTAAAGATATGTGCGCTTTGTTCTATGTGTTTTTTCGCTTTTAAGCacatgattacttttttttttttttgacgatcccacatgattactttttattacagttctttctttcattttagatgatgtttaatgtttataaacataactGAAAATTACAtcagtttttaattaataaatatctttTACATTAAAAACACCAATGATTCAAGTTTCagtggagaaaagaaaacaacatactgtgaaatataaatggttaaaaaattaatgtatttaattttagtatagaaatttgaaaatattacttatagtgaattaaaaaatcattaaatcatatatagtaatattttaatatatatgatttctaTGTgtattcacttttctttttaacaaaaaatgttaaaatgaatcaatttatgataataataataaataaataaataactacaactagtgtaTCAACTTCATGTAATAGATAAACATTGGTATAATAACTATGTTACAAAAAGAGAATGtaagatttttaataaatgtaaaaaaaaagtattgcaACCACTGGTATTACTGTTCGAGCTTCTGTCCAGCCTAGCCTAGGTGTGGGGCTGTGGGCCATTGGTCTATCAGCAGGGTCCGATCTTTTTCTTCCGTAAATGAGTTAATCGCTGATTtgcttttttgtaatttttccaAAGTCCAGTCCGTTAAGAGCATGGGCAGTGGAGATTTTTTGGGTTACTCAGACCATTTCTAAgcccaaaaaagaagaaaaattaaagaaatggCCCACAAAAAGCAGGAATCGTTGCTATACGGAGTATTGGAAGGCACAGTTGGTAAGTGTCAATTTCTAATtggattttgttaaaatatatcacagttttttttttctctcatttttttctttctccaatctctctctttcctctctctcgaCGAAACAGTGAAGAGATCTTGGTCCGTCGCAATCCATGCACGGCTCGCTCAATCCATGACGATTACAACGATCTCGTCCTCTGAAcatgtttgttttccttttaaatgtaatattagtaattaatataacttatttctcattttaaatttatttaaatttgcaaattaataaacaacagttaaaaaaaaatattttaatgattgAGAAATCTACGAAGGTTATTCTAGTGGAAGGATAATTTTTGATAAGTACTTAATGGGTTGCTATGATtagattaataataattatctgATTAATTTATTTGGGAGTATACTGCCCATGGTCTTTGGTTGGccaaataaatattaatataatttcatttaaaataaaagaaaaacaaaacaaaaagtatgtTCAAATGttaattaacaaatatatatatatatatataattaagtatgaatgtgaaaaacataaaattatgtattagAAGCACgtgataattaaatttttcttagACTACCTATTTgccgaaagaaaaaaaaaagtttgcatGTAACTAAAGTGTGAAAGTGAAAACCAAAAGTTTATAGGATACTCAAATACGTGATAATTATAAGTTTTCTTAGACTTTAATACCTACTTGCCAAAAGAGAACACAATACACAATAATAAttcaacaaaacacaatgtcttACTCAAAGTTTAGTCTTCCATATGTAATGCAGTAATAGACTATGCACGTATACACTActtgaatataaaaatatcatataatcCACTAAAGTAAAAGCCGCCAAGCTAGAACATTTTGCCTACATAAAGAATCGTTAAGACAAAACCTACATTCACTCAAATCAAACCATCACCAAATCATTCTCAAAGAGTGCAACGAAAATGCATTCCTCTTTAATAAAATtgggatttgtttttcttcttcttcaggtatCATTGTCTCATGCTCAACTAAGCCCTTCCTTTTACGATAAAACATGCCCACAAGTCTTTGATATTGCGACCAAGACCATTGTCAATGCTCTGAGATCAGACCCTCGCATCGCTGCAAGCATCCTTCGTCTTCATTTCCACGACTGCTTTGTCAATGTACGATATCACTAGatgcatgtgtatatatatatatatatatatatattaagtatGTCTTTTGGTTCTCTAATAGTTTATGAATGTGATACTTGAccaaaaatatgttgtttttataaAGGGATGTGATGCATCGATATTGTTAGACNAAttcaacaaaacacaatgtcttACTCAAAGTTTAGTCTTCCATATGTAATGCAGTAATAGACTATGCACGTATACACTActtgaatataaaaatatcatataatcCACTAAAGTAAAAGCCGCCAAGCTAGAACATTTTGCCTACATAAAGAATCGTTAAGACAAAACCTACATTCACTCAAATCAAACCATCACCAAATCATTCTCAAAGAGTGCAACGAAAATGCATTCCTCTTTAATAAAATtgggatttgtttttcttcttcttcaggtatCATTGTCTCATGCTCAACTAAGCCCTTCCTTTTACGATAAAACATGCCCACAAGTCTTTGATATTGCGACCAAGACCATTGTCAATGCTCTGAGATCAGACCCTCGCATCGCTGCAAGCATCCTTCGTCTTCATTTCCACGACTGCTTTGTCAATGTACGATATCACTAGatgcatgtgtatatatatatatatatatatatattaagtatGTCTTTTGGTTCTCTAATAGTTTATGAATGTGATACTTGAccaaaaatatgttgtttttataaAGGGATGTGATGCATCGATATTGTTAGACAACACAACATCGTTTAGGACGGAGAAAGATGCGTTTGGGAACGCAAATTCTGCTCGGGGTTTTGATGTGATCGACCAAATGAAGGCTGCTGTGGAGAAAGCATGTCCTAAAACAGTTTCATGTGCTGATTTGCTCACCATCGCGGCACAAAAATCTGTTGTTTTGGTATGCAGTTTTAACAATACATACTAACCAAATACACATCTTTTGGTATGCATGTTGTTGATTTTTAAGGAGAAGAAATTTTATAAGAccaaatataattgttttttccaTATATAGGCGGGAGGTCCTTCAATTCATGGACGGTTCCAAATGGAAGAAGAGACAGTTTAAGGAGGTTTATGGATCTTGCTAACGATAACCTTCCAGCTCCATTCTGTACCCTAAAAGAACTTAAGGATAGCTTCAAAAAAGTCGGACTTGACCGACCTTCTGATCTCGTTGCTCTTTCCGGTACGTTATCAATGGAATTAAAACGTTTTCATCTATAGTTGTAATCAGTAATAAATCTGTATGACTATTAATTTTCttagtttatttattcttttgatattttttgtgtttatgtgcTCACACCTTTGGCAAAAACCAATGTCAGTTCATAATGGACCGGCTTTACAACTTTGGTGAATCCGGTTTACCTGATCCAACCCTTGATAAATCTTACCTCAGCACGCTTAGAAAACAATGTCCACGTAATGGAAACCAGAGTGTCTTGGTAGATTTTGATTTACGTACGCCAACACTCTTTGACAACAAATACTATGTGAACCTTAGAGAAAACAAAGGTCTCATTCAAAGCGACCAAGAGTTAGTCTCAAGCCCTGATGCTTCAGACACCATCCCCTTAGTCCGGGCATACGCTGATGGTCAGGGGAAGTTTTTAGATGCGTTCGCGGAGGCAATGATAAGGATGGGAAATCTTTCACCTTTAACCAGGAAACAAGGAGAAATTAGACTGAATTGTAGAGTGGTTAACTCGAAATCGAAAATCATGGATGTGGTAGATGCTATTGACTTTGCAAGCTCAATGTGAGGAAATGACTTTTTTccaattattaataaattatcaaTGTTATCAAGatgttatatttttctatactttttgtttctttcacttTAACTATATGTAAGATATATGAGTCATATGACGATCAATGGTTATAACTATTTTTACGTATAGAAGAATAATAACTTACAACTGATGGTCATATATGTCGATAATAGTGACGGTGGCCGATAGGTACATAGTTAGTGATTGGGATTAGGTCTTTATTAGCATTTTTTGTAGAAAGGTTTGGGAACTGTCCGGCACAAACTCTACACATGTGCACCGCGTAAAACCGAGAAATTGATGATCAGTAGAGTAGATGTCGTGGAGCAATGAAACTCTAACGCTAACTCGATATTCTTGGgtaagagatgaagaagataaatcCCCATATAGGCTTACATGTTTTTAGTGGCAAGAAAATCTACATTTCTTTGAGCTTCGAGTATTAGTCTAAAATAGCCAAGGACATAATTAACAGAAAGCGAATAACCGAACCAAATTctaaatttggtttggttttgggtcTTACATATAAACACACGGTTTTTGGTTCAGTTCAGGTAAAACCCGAGAACTAAAtgatacacacaaaaaaaaacgaaacaaatataaaacattacCCGTGGTTGATAGGTTTTAGAGAAAGAACATGTAACAACAACACTTTGTTTGGGCAATTAAGATTGcctctttttggcttttcattTATCTTAAATAGACGAACAAAAACAAAGTGGAAACAAAGTGATGGAGCCTCAACTCCTACAATTCTGGAAATGGGTAAATGCGAGAGTTGGCTCCTTAACACAAGGAAGACCGAGCCCTCTCGTTATTAACTGAAACATGAAACAACAAGAAATAACCGGATCAACCGGATCAATTGTATTTACGGTTTAGAACTCTTAACCAGTATGATATCCTCCGAACCGGTTTTGTAATGCTTTCGAATCCATCAGTGGTTCTCGGTTCTGTTCGGATTCAAGTGGTTTTGAccatatttatatagttatctACGggtattttttgattttttgttaaatcgtgtagtttggttatttttggttacaaaataaCCAATCAGAGCTGACCCGTTGGACCCCAAAACTTTCTCGGATCTTACAATTCAAATTTCAGATATTCATACCGAAGCGAACCAAATTTTAGACTCTCATATTTGGCCTACTACTCACCGGTTTAAACAAAAACTCTATTAACAACATAAAGTGATTtttaccacacaaaaaaaaatcttgtttatCCTTTTCTTCGTAACGACATAAAAGTGTTTTTGtatgaaagtttttttaaagtagtttatatattttataaaggGATTCTTTCAATAACTTCAATTAAGCTAATGTATGTAGGATGTAACTACAACTACTACGTACTAAATCACATATATTATTGGAGTCTCTTTGGTTTTGAGTGTTTGACGAATTATATATAGCAGCCTCTTTAGTTTGACTAGCACCCGGTTTGGTTTCATCAAACCATGCaactttttttcatttcattatctTAGTTTGGTGAGTCTCTCAACTACTCCTTTGGCTCTCTCTCCTTCGAAGTTAGGACTTTTAATGTCACATGAAGGACTGGCCACTAGGTCCTCAACTTCGGTCgtcttttaataattaatatagataacTTTGTGTGAAAATTgcaaaaaaccaaattaaaaaaatgaggaaaaagaaaacgcTAGCACATGGTTTCTTGTATTGGTATGTGTTAGACACATTCATCTTTATATTCTTGACtaacaaaaccaatataatATTCATGATTTGGATATGCCAACTTAGGTAAAGACATGCCCATCGCTTCgttttatgtgtgttttcacTTTTAAACACATGGTTACTCTTTAATACTTAAGAAACTACTTTTATCTACGTATTCACTCTTTTCCTTTCTACAATCAAcgaagccaaaaaaaagaaggaaaatatatatatatatatatattaacgtaCAATATGTTTATCAACTTTATGTGAATACAAACATGTATACAATCTTACGTGAATGGGTTGATCACATCGTCGTCTAACTCCAAGATAAAACACATAACCATATTATAATGGAAAAAGTAAACTAAAATGTTTTTGAAGTGTGGAAAAAATAAGATTCGGTTTTAGAGACACGTGATAATTATAGTTtcttaagactttaaaacctaTTTgccgaaagaaaaaaaatgctttaAACCACTTTGTACAGAATAattcaacaaaacacaaatatgGTATTGTTGTATTCAAAGTATACTCTTCTATATGTATTCGACTATATGAACGTATCCACCacttgaataaaaaaaatatgtcaaaaaagTAAAAGCCGCCAAGCTAGAACATTTTCCCTATATAAGAAATCGTTTAGACAAAACCTACATCCACTCAAATTAAAACTACAACAGCAAAATTATCTAAGAGTgcaaagaaaatgagttcctcTTTGATAAAATTGggatttgttcttcttcttcttcaagtatcATTGTCTCATGCTCAACTAAGCCCTACCTTTTACGATAAAACATGTCCACAAGTGTTTGACATTGCGACCAAAACCATTCGCGATGCTCTGAGATCAGACCCTCGTATCGCTGCAAGCATCCTTCGTCTTCATTTCCACGACTGCTTTGTTAATGTAAGATATATACCAGTAGACTTAATATATTTCACGTTATATGCTTTCATAGTTTATCCTAAAGAGTGGGTTTGCTTTACTGATAGTATAAACTTAATTGAAACCAGGATATGAAAATGTGATAAACATTTCAGTTTCTTGTTCAACTCAAAATATTCGTTTCacggttttttcttttccaatatATACTCAAACtgtaaatttactaaaatactCTCTTTTAGTGCTGAAATTTTGGCTTTCTTTTATGCCATAAAACCAATAGTAAAAACCGGGGTtgattaaagataaaaaatggCAAAAGAACGTTATTTATatgtacaaaaagaaaataattaaattctatttttgaaagtttgattatattttttaagtagtttcagttcaatatttttaaatggaTATGATCACTTCTCATCTGTAATATTAATACTATATTATTAGTACAACTCTACGTAGATTGCAGTGCTTTCTTATCTCAAGTTTCAGATTATGTCATCAAAGATGATGAGATAAATAATTTGGTGCACTCATGTATAACTCGATCGGTATATTTCTACAATAATGGATTTTTAGTAGATTAGGTAGATTTCATGGCCAATTAATTAATGCCTTGGGCCTCTTGGCGCATTATGTGGCACATATTAATGTTCTCTTTGGATTCACGTGAATAAGTTTATGCTAGTGTAGTGAGTAGTATagtgttgtgtgatgttagattTACTATTTACTTGCGGTAGAATGATTATAGTTCAGGGTAAAAATATGTATGAAAAAGTATAACTTGCTTGTACtgtaaataagatattttttgctAAATAAGATATTGTGATTTAACAATGTAGTTTGACtaaatgtgaaaatatatattttgttttttaaaaaagggatGTGATGCGTCGATATTGTTAGACAACACAACATCGTTTAGGACGGAGAAGGACGCCTTTGGGAACGCTAAATCAGCCCGGGGTTTCGATGTGATCGATAAAATGAAGGCTGCCGTAGAGAAAGCATGTCCAAGAACCGTTTCATGTGCTGATTTGCTCACCATCGCGGCTCAAGAATCTGTTGTTTTGGTATGTATCTTTTGCTATGCCTATGCAAATTGTATCTAGatcattttaagaaaaaaattaagcaaGATAAAATATTTGGACTAAATACAATATAATGAAAATACAATAGGCGGGAGGACCTTCATGGATGGTTCCAGGTGGAAGAAGAGACGGCTTAAGAGGTTTTATGGATCTTGCTAATGATAATCTTCCAGCTCCATTCTTTACCCTTAAACAACTGAAGGATAGCTTCAAAAAAGTAGGACTCGAGCTTCCTTCCGATCTAGTTGCTCTTTCCGGTACGTTATCAATGGAATTAAAACGTTTTCATCTATAGTTGTAATCACTAATAGCGTACTCTGTATGACTATATGTTTAGTTTATTTAaccttttgatatttttacttgTTTAGGTGCTCATACCTTTGGCAAAAACCAATGTCAGTTCATAATGGATCGGCTTTACAACTTCAGTAACACCGGTTTACCCGACCCAACTCTCGATAAATCTTACCTCAGCACGCTTAGAAAACAATGTCCACGTAATGGAAACCAAAGTGTCTTGGTAGATTTTGACTTACGTACGCCAACACTGTTTGACAACAAATACTACGTGAATCTCAAAGAGAACAAAGGTCTTATCCAGAGCGACCAAGAGTTATTCTCAAGCCC is drawn from Camelina sativa cultivar DH55 chromosome 8, Cs, whole genome shotgun sequence and contains these coding sequences:
- the LOC104707190 gene encoding peroxidase 37-like; translation: MSSSLIKLGFVLLLLQVSLSHAQLSPTFYDKTCPQVFDIATKTIRDALRSDPRIAASILRLHFHDCFVNGCDASILLDNTTSFRTEKDAFGNAKSARGFDVIDKMKAAVEKACPRTVSCADLLTIAAQESVVLAGGPSWMVPGGRRDGLRGFMDLANDNLPAPFFTLKQLKDSFKKVGLELPSDLVALSGAHTFGKNQCQFIMDRLYNFSNTGLPDPTLDKSYLSTLRKQCPRNGNQSVLVDFDLRTPTLFDNKYYVNLKENKGLIQSDQELFSSPDAKDTIPLVRAYADGQGKFFDAFVKAMIRMGNLSPLTGKQGEIRLNCRVVNSKPKIMDVVDADDFVSSM